The Micromonas commoda chromosome 6, complete sequence genome includes the window TTGGGTACCATCCACACGGGATGTATCCCGCCGCAGCGTGCTGGTTCCACCTCACGCCGCAATTCGCCTCGTTGTTTCCCTCGGTTCCTCCTCCTGTGACGCTCGGTGCCTCTGTAATCTTCAGGGTACCCATTTTGAGGGATGTCGCGATGTGGGCTGGTGCACGAAACGTGTCGCGCAACGTGTTTTTGAAGAGCCTTCGCGAACAGGGTGCCGTTGTCCTGTGCCCCGGTGGGCAGGCAGAGCTCGTGGAGCACGTTGGAGGggacggcgatgacgtggTCACGCTGTGCACCAGGCACAGGGGCTTCATTCGAATAGCGATTGAGGAAAACGCTCACCTGGTTCCCGTCTTCGTGTTCGGAGAATCTCAGGCGACACGAAACATCATCAAATGGAAAGCTGCGCAACGGTGGACGTACAAGCGCCTCGGATTTCCCATGCCGTTTCTTCCTGGTGGCTTTAAAGGTTTCTTACCGATTCCAGCGCCATTACCTCTGAGCTTCGTGGTTGGTGAGCCCATCAAAGTTCCCGAGCCGGGACCAGGAGGGACCGCCTTGGAGGAGGACGTGCTTCGGACGTGCGACGAGTATTACCAACGCATCCGGGATCTCTTTGAGAGGTATAAGGTTAGCAGCGGTTTCCCGCATCTTCGGTTAGTGTTCAAGGACGACTGATCATATTTTATTGTACAACATCACAACTTCAGTTCTTCAACGCAACACACAAATGCGTGCGTGCCTTCGGTTTTTTTTTGTGGAATGGGGGAGTGGGGAACATGAGCACCCCATTTTGACTGCTGGGCACCCTGCTTTCAGCTTCTTTTGACGCGAGGGCCAAAGTGCagtgcgcggacgccggggccCGCGGTCAAAGACATAAGGACCGGGTCGAGCTGCGAGAGCGTATCGCTTCAGCTGGTCTCTATACCACCATGCGTTGCAGAACCCTTGCATCAAAGTGATATCGTTTGACAGTGCCGAAGAAGGGGCGATCTTCGCGAGGTGCTTTCCTCACGGTCGTGATGGTGTCATGGTCCAGCCTCAGTCTGGGatacgacgaggatgacgacgacatgCACGCCGCCAAGAAACATTCTCTCTCTTCAAAGTTCGAAGATATCAAGAAAGCCAGTTTCAGCAGGACTGAGTCTCACGATCTGTACGAAAGCCTCGTCAAGCAGAGCGCGGTGGATCTTGATGCGCAATTGGCACGCTACGAAAAGACCTTGAAAGACGTACAAGGGAAAACTGATACTGACAAACTGAGACATCGCATCCAGGTCATTAAAGACTTGATTCCCCTCAAGAGACGAGAGGACGAGATTGACAgagagcgcgcggcgaagacaCCCGGGGCAGCGGCGACCAGGGATGCGCGAGCACAGGAAGCCGGATCGATTTTCGACTTTCAGGATGAAACTGAAACTCTGTCTAGTAGGCGACCGCAACGCAGCTTTAGCGCGCAAAAAACAGCGGCGCAGAAGCAGCTCGCCGAACACCGAAAGATACAGCATAACAATTTTCACGGGAGTCGCGGACAGCGCATGGTTGCTCTAACCCGTGGGGAGCTGCAAGGGCCCCCAAGAGGGGATCGCAGGAATGTCTTAGATGAGGTACTTGAAAGGTCGCAGAGAGGACCTGGGAACAAGCCCTCTCCCTATCCAGGTGTTGGCGCAGATTTCGGTCGTGGGAGATTTTCACGTCAGTCAAAAGATGAAACGGAATGGTTCCCCAGGCCTGGACGGCTGGGAAGGCAAACCAACTTGGCTCAGCAACAAGCCGCACACATCCTGTCCCCtggtgcgacgacgagaaaTAGGAGAAGGTCTTCTGCAAATGTCAAGCCGGAGACGATCGAGATCCTCGATTCAGacaacgaggaggaggatggcaGCGGATCAGGAGGAGCAAAAAATCCTGAATTTGAACAACCTTCTTTCCGCGTGTCCAGTCGGCCGACTCGTTCGACCGTCAATCTCAGTATTACGCAGAAGATAGGTGAGATATCAGCCATCTATCCTCCAGAATCTAAAATCCGAGGATCCCCAAGGAAAGGTCGTGCAGGAGTTCAAAAAGGGACTGGGACTGTTGTGGTGACATCACGCGATCTTCTCACGCTCCGAGACAATGAGTTTTTGAACGACAGCGTGATTGAGTTTCGCATCAAAAAGTTGTGGTTTGAAGAGATGAAGCAAGAGGATCGCGACCGCTGCCATGTGTTCAACTCGTTCTTCTTTGAGAAGCTTTCGAATCGCGACTTTGAGAAAGAAATTGGTAACAGTTCTTGGGAAAAACAGAAGGCGGCGCATGACCGTGTCAGCAAGTGGACGAGGGGCGTTGATATCTTCAAAAAGGATTTCGTGTTCTTCCCCATTCATGCAAGTTCACACTGGAGTCTTGTCATCCTTTGCCATCCCGGAAAGGTAAAGAGCGGCTCTATTAACTTGTTGGACGGCAGTTTTGATGACTCCGGCACTCAGCCCACATTTCTACATCTCGATTCCATGAAACATGGGCATACCACGAAGAGCACGGTCGCTAAATTGCGCGAGTATCTCGCCATGGAATGGTTGCGAGTCAATCCCAAGGAGGCTGACAAGTACATGGATACCCAGGATACCAATCTGCTTCACTTCAACGACAAAGAGATGCCTCACTACAGGCTGCGGGTCCCTCAGCAGGGCAACGGAAGCGACTGCGGAGTGTTTCTCCTCGAATATTTGAACAGGTTCGCCATCAATATGCCGAAGCAGCTGACAAGCGAAGAGATAACGGCCGCATACCGCAACGACTCGTGTCCTTCGTCATCCGCTTTGCCGCAGGATTTCCTCCGAAGGGACTGGTTTGTTTCCGAGGAGAGCATGGTAGCTCGCCCTCAAATTTCCTTAATGATTTTGAAGGAGCTGAAGAAGGCCATACCGGAACTTGACGACCCGGCAGATAGGAAATGTATCGATGAAAGAAATCTACGGATCAAGGCTATCGATGGGGTGATAGCTGAATATGAAGATGAGATCACATCACGGAGGGTGATCGTGAGCGCGGCAGAGAATGAGGTGTCACgaaggcgcgagcgcgcagcTGCCGCCAATGAAGAGAAGAGAATGCAGCGAGTACGAGAGCAGGAGCGCGACCGTGTGGTGATAGATGATGCTCCTGATAAGAAGCTAACGAGCAGAAATGACCCACGCACCCGACCTGTGGTGATAGGCAACCGTGCAGGTATCCCACCAGATCACTTTTACGGGAATCTGAATGCATCAACTGCCACGACAGACAGAGGGAAGGTGAAGGAACGACGCGAAAATGGCCGGAATGTTGACCTGACAATCAATGCGAACGATTCCAAAGACGGAGATGTGCCTGGCCTGGGGGAGGACTCCAGCGACTCTGATTCCGCGATGCCAAAAATGATCCCAAGTCCTCGGCGGGATGTTCACTCTGACGATGAAGCCTGGGAAAAAGTGAAATCGCCACTCACTGGTACTCCGGTACCGCATCAACCCAAATTAAGGTCGGCGGCTTCTGGGGCAAATGCAGATGTCTTCTATAACAGACGGAAACGCGAGGGCTCGGATTCACCGCAGATGACACGGCGCAGAAAAAACGACCCGATCAAGGAAGTGGAAGAAGTTGCAAACACACAAGATTCGATCGGGCTTACCAGTAGTGTTTTGTCGGGATGACACGACGTGAATTGACCTAATAGAGCCTAGAATTGATCATGTAGACGTTATCAACGTGCACTAGCTGCGTGACGCCAGCCGCCTTATGAGCTCGTCCAGTTTCTGCGTTTTCTTGTCCGAATCTCTCAGACGATTTAGCACATCCCTCAATTCCTCGTTGCTCCGGTTTGCTCGTTCGTCCGAAGCCGAAGCTGCAGCTCGAGCAGCATCTCGCTCAGCCTGCACGGCGTTTAACTCCAGCTGCGTATCTTCCAGACTGTGCATCGCATGTTCTGCCGCGTACTCCGCATCCGATGCTCGCGATGTCGCTGTCACCAGCGCCCCAGCCGCACGATGCGCCACCGCAAGAAGCACTGATGCACCTCTTTCGTCCTTCCGGACGCCCACGTCCATCCATTGATTGACGAGTTGAGAATTGGATCCAGGTTCGAAGCATTgtttgagcgcggcggacagCACGGAGGTCGCTTCTTCTGCAGCTCCGATGAGATTGGAAGAGGCAGAAGTGCCGCTGTCTCTTGTATCTCGCGTCTCACCCCTCCGACTTAACCGGAGCTCAGCCTGGGCGTCCGCCAAAGCGGCGTGAACTTCAGCTAGCTGCTTACGAAGATTGCGCGATGTGGCCTTGTGTCGTGCTGCCGCTTCGGTCCTCGTCTCTGCGTGTCGTTTTGTGTCGTCTACGCGTTCGCGAAGTTGATCCATTGTCGCCTTGAGCACCGCATGCGACTGCTGCAAACTTTCAACTTTCTCCCGAGCATCTTGTGCCTCCTTCTCTCTAGACTTTGCAACCTCGTACGCCCTACTCACCTCCTCACGAGCAGCTTCGAGTTGTTCCCTGGTCATCCTCTGCACCGTAGCGAGGAGCTGTCCCGACGAGTCTCCTACACTCTCGCGCGTCACCTTCCCTTTGGCCAGCGCCAACGCAAGGTCATCCCGCGTGCGCGAAAGTTCAGCCCTGAGCTTTGACTCGACGTCTTCGGCCGTTTCTTTGACCTTTGCCAACTCCGCGGAgagcctcgcctccgcctctgcGCTCTCGCGCAACCGAAGCTCATGGTCCTTCTTCGTTATCACCTCCTCACTCTCTTTGCTCCGCGACTCCAGCTTCTCattgagctcggcgatcttAGCAGTCGATGACTTGCGAAAGGTCTCAAGTTCGACCcgcaacgccgcggcggcactCTCGGCTGCGGCTGCCCGCTCGTGCTCAGCCTCGCACTTCTCCTTGAAGTGCGTGGCCATCTTCTTGGCCGATGCAGCAGCCTCTCGCGTCGACTTGAGGTCAGCTTGCAGCTTatcggcgcgctccgtcgcgttCTTGGCGGTTAtctgcgcctcctccttgaacTTGACCGCACTCTGCAGGATATTCGCCGAGTCCTCCTTGAACCGCGATGCCTTCTTCAGCTGGGCCTTGACCTCATCGTGCTTCGCCACGAGTTCCGCGAAGCTCTGCTGCAtttcaaggagctcgagctctTTCTCACTGAGCTCGTCACGAAGCGCCAAAATCTCTCCCGCTGAGGTGGCATCGCCTAATGCGACGCCTATCGCAGCGTCCTCTTCGACAGATGTCATGCCACACCACCCGCCTGCGCTGGGCGGTACCTCCGAGCGAGTCGTTGTTTGAAAATCTGCTGTTATTTCGGGACGAGAACAACTCACAGAACGGCACGCGAAATTGACATCCACCTAATCTCAGAGGTGGCAAGAACTTCCGGGATAACACGATACGTGATACAATACGAGCTAAAGGCTGCACTCTTTCCTATGCACCTCGAGTGCGAACGCAGCATCAATTTTCCCTTTCCACTACCCCCTCAGCCTTCCACTGCAGGAGTTCTTCCACAAATGACTTTGCTTCCTCAGCGCCACCCTGCGCGAGTGATGTGGGAACAGAGGTTCGGATGGGTCAGACGAGAGGACAAGGTGTGGAGAAAACGACGGTTCGCCGATCAAATTTTGAATTGGTGTCTGGAGAGAGACGGGAAGACTGCGGCGTAGGATGACGCACCTGCACCTTCACACCGTGTTTGGCCAGCAGTGCGGTAAGCGCGGCTCGCTCGGTGCCCATCTCCCTCTCCAGCCAGGCacgcagcgccgccgcccttcgctTGGCGAGCTCATCCTCGGTGGCTGGAATGGACTCCTCCTCCACGATTGGAGTACGCATCTCAGGCAACCCGCGCATGGAGTCGTGACCCCCACCAGgagacgcgtcgtcgcctttCCATCTGCATTCGAGGGACTTCGGGGCGAAGCTGGCCGGGATCCCCCGAACGCCGGGGCCCCACACTTGATGAGTCGACGCCCCGGGTATgaccgcgccgaacgcggctcGAAGGGCCGCGCGAGTCGTCATGACGAGTAAATCGACGAGGCTTACGACTCTAACGCCGGAGTTCACCGGGCCGACTGCACACAGCGGGCGCCCGAGCACTGCCGACGCTTCGAGGGTCTCCGGCCTTCGTGACCTGAACGAGAAAATCCACCTCCCTCGCTGTGGTCCGTTTCCTCGCCCAAGAGGGTTCAAACCGAGAGAAACACAGCTGGTCACAATTTTGAGAGACCTTTCCCCGCTCCATTTTTaacgacgccgaggggacgccgaggggacgcgcgcccgccctACCTGAGGTGGAATTCGCCCGGAAAACCGGAGGAGATCGGCCCCGCGTCAACTCCACCGGGTACCATGGGCTCGCACCGATCGTCTCTCGGGTGtaagcgcccgcgcgaggagacgAGCTCGATGGAGGAAACACCACGACCTCCCGTTGGGTACCCCTCGCACGAGTCAAGGGGCGGTGCGAGGGCGcagtgcgacgacgacgcgcacaactccccgccgcgccacaCGCCGGGAGTGACCCCAGGTGAGTCCAAACACTCACAATTACCTCCGCGAAGGATCGCGATATGCTTTCCGAAGAAAgtctcgtgcgcgtcgcgcccccccgTCCTCTTGACGAACGTTCAAGCGAAATCTGGGTGCACACTTTCAAGCCTTCCGATCGAGAGGGATCCGGCTCGGACTGACCGCACGACCGCCCCCGTCACTTATTTCAGGCGGATTCAATATCATGCGCAACAGATCCTTCGATACCTTTCACATCGAttccgaggagcgcgatAGGTGAGCCTATGAGCCGAGCCGAACCCACGGCTGCTGCTGTCCTCCCCCTTGGAAACGCCGCTAACAAAGTTTCAACCCGACTTTTGAAAAAAAATTATCTCGCCG containing:
- a CDS encoding predicted protein → MTSVEEDAAIGVALGDATSAGEILALRDELSEKELELLEMQQSFAELVAKHDEVKAQLKKASRFKEDSANILQSAVKFKEEAQITAKNATERADKLQADLKSTREAAASAKKMATHFKEKCEAEHERAAAAESAAAALRVELETFRKSSTAKIAELNEKLESRSKESEEVITKKDHELRLRESAEAEARLSAELAKVKETAEDVESKLRAELSRTRDDLALALAKGKVTRESVGDSSGQLLATVQRMTREQLEAAREEVSRAYEVAKSREKEAQDAREKVESLQQSHAVLKATMDQLRERVDDTKRHAETRTEAAARHKATSRNLRKQLAEVHAALADAQAELRLSRRGETRDTRDSGTSASSNLIGAAEEATSVLSAALKQCFEPGSNSQLVNQWMDVGVRKDERGASVLLAVAHRAAGALVTATSRASDAEYAAEHAMHSLEDTQLELNAVQAERDAARAAASASDERANRSNEELRDVLNRLRDSDKKTQKLDELIRRLASRS
- a CDS encoding predicted protein, encoding MGSHRSSLGCKRPREETSSMEETPRPPVGYPSHESRGGARAQCDDDAHNSPPRHTPGVTPGESKHSQLPPRRIAICFPKKVSCASRPPVLLTNVQAKSGCTLSSLPIERDPARTDRTTAPVTYFRRIQYHAQQILRYLSHRFRGAR
- a CDS encoding predicted protein; the protein is MLLVLHVIHAPHLLLIAIIATVLIAAPSLAWSATTFAILGVAYSPTFIGAPGSTGMRTWTAFQLWATRVVEDAARRWHGECRVVRDGSWRKSKREERRYIFGYHPHGMYPAAACWFHLTPQFASLFPSVPPPVTLGASVIFRVPILRDVAMWAGARNVSRNVFLKSLREQGAVVLCPGGQAELVEHVGGDGDDVVTLCTRHRGFIRIAIEENAHLVPVFVFGESQATRNIIKWKAAQRWTYKRLGFPMPFLPGGFKGFLPIPAPLPLSFVVGEPIKVPEPGPGGTALEEDVLRTCDEYYQRIRDLFERYKVSSGFPHLRLVFKDD
- a CDS encoding predicted protein, whose product is MLSSETNQSLRRKSCGKADDEGHESLRYAAVISSLVSCFGILMANLFKYSRRNTPQSLPLPC